A genome region from Clostridium pasteurianum includes the following:
- a CDS encoding CdaR family protein, which yields MDTKTKKEIVVRIMCFLAAFGLWMYITNYENPIKTYKIKNIPVTINNTDSLKSSNLTLAPNQKFEITLTIKGNAADIYKVKAGEFKIVADISSYAVKQGENNIPVQIIKSPDNVNVVQGDNMWVSVRVDKIEKKSVAVAVKKQGKTTYLTELYEAFSNPSKANISGASEAVSTVDHVEATAVIKSEDEDTFTSKAKLTAIDAKGNIVNGVEIEPKNIDITLTKRRKVKSAAINVVTTGQPANGVKIKSITPSISNIELVGTNDGLSNISSINTEAIDLSKISAAQTLNVKLVVPDGIKLANSDNTVSVNIVTDNIIQKSFSVNISTVNLGANLKSQMASNTVGVVVSGYQSVINGIKDGDIKASVDLSNLSEGTYSLPINLTLPSGVTKVSQTTDKINVTITK from the coding sequence TCCAGTTACAATAAATAATACTGATTCCCTTAAGTCAAGTAATCTTACCCTTGCACCTAATCAAAAATTTGAAATTACACTTACAATAAAGGGTAATGCAGCGGATATATATAAAGTCAAAGCGGGTGAATTTAAGATAGTAGCTGATATCAGCTCTTATGCGGTAAAGCAAGGTGAAAATAACATACCTGTCCAAATAATAAAATCTCCTGATAATGTAAATGTTGTTCAAGGAGATAACATGTGGGTGAGTGTAAGAGTAGACAAAATAGAGAAGAAAAGTGTTGCTGTAGCTGTAAAAAAGCAAGGAAAAACTACTTATTTAACAGAACTTTATGAAGCATTTTCAAATCCATCTAAAGCTAATATTTCTGGAGCATCTGAGGCAGTCTCTACAGTAGATCACGTAGAGGCAACAGCGGTTATTAAAAGTGAAGATGAAGATACTTTTACAAGTAAAGCTAAGCTTACAGCTATTGATGCTAAAGGAAATATTGTAAATGGCGTTGAAATAGAACCTAAGAATATAGATATAACTTTGACTAAAAGAAGGAAAGTTAAAAGTGCAGCCATAAATGTAGTAACTACAGGGCAGCCAGCCAATGGGGTAAAGATAAAATCCATAACTCCAAGTATATCAAATATAGAATTGGTAGGAACAAACGATGGCCTTAGTAATATATCTTCAATCAATACAGAAGCTATAGATTTGTCAAAAATTTCTGCTGCACAAACTTTAAATGTAAAACTTGTAGTTCCAGATGGTATCAAACTTGCTAATTCCGATAATACTGTGAGTGTAAATATAGTAACAGATAATATTATACAAAAGAGCTTTAGTGTTAATATAAGCACGGTAAATTTAGGAGCAAATTTAAAATCACAAATGGCAAGCAATACTGTAGGGGTAGTTGTATCTGGATATCAGTCGGTTATTAACGGCATAAAGGATGGAGATATAAAAGCTTCTGTGGATTTAAGTAATTTAAGTGAAGGAACGTACAGCCTTCCAATAAATTTAACACTGCCTTCAGGCGTTACAAAGGTTTCACAGACGACAGATAAGATTAATGTTACTATAACAAAATAA
- a CDS encoding NAD(P)/FAD-dependent oxidoreductase has product MIRINNIILDIDEDEENIRKRAAKKLKISEKDFEKFKILRESIDARRKNTIKFNYSVEVKCKNEDRIISKIHGRDAFIEKDKPKEKFQFGHEKLKSRPVVIGMGPCGMFAALTLAQNGYAPIVIERGENVDDRTKTVDNFWKTGELNTESNVQFGEGGAGTFSDGKLTTRIKDSRCGLVLDEFVSCGAPEEITYSGKPHIGTDILKKVVKNIRKKIINLGGEIIFNSRLEDIIVKNNAICAVVVNGEEIPAECVILAVGHSSRDTYEMLYKKGVFLEPKPFAIGVRIEHPREFINESQYGKYKDHPRLKAADYRLSHTTKDKRGVYSFCMCPGGAVVASSSEQERLVCNGMSNYRRDMENSNAAIVVTVKEDDFKNAIGLYNKDISDKNPLIGMEFQRYYEHLAYLNGGGNYNAPIQLVGDFMKDTVSTKIGGVKPSYTPGYKFAALSKCLPSYVISSLKEGMIDFDKKITGFMYNDAVMTGIETRTSAPVKIVRGENLESISLQGLYPSGEGAGFAGGIISAAVDGIKSAESIMKKYKINI; this is encoded by the coding sequence ATGATACGAATTAATAATATAATTTTAGATATAGATGAAGATGAAGAAAATATAAGGAAAAGGGCAGCAAAGAAGCTTAAAATTTCAGAGAAGGATTTTGAAAAATTTAAAATTCTAAGGGAATCTATAGATGCAAGAAGGAAAAACACTATAAAATTCAACTATTCCGTTGAGGTAAAGTGTAAAAATGAGGATAGAATAATATCAAAGATTCACGGAAGAGATGCATTTATTGAAAAAGATAAGCCGAAAGAAAAATTTCAATTTGGCCACGAAAAACTTAAATCTAGACCTGTAGTTATTGGAATGGGACCATGTGGAATGTTTGCTGCTTTAACACTTGCACAGAATGGTTATGCACCAATTGTTATCGAAAGAGGAGAAAATGTGGATGACAGAACAAAGACTGTGGATAACTTTTGGAAAACTGGTGAATTAAATACAGAGTCAAATGTTCAATTTGGAGAAGGTGGAGCTGGAACCTTTTCTGATGGTAAGCTTACCACGAGGATAAAGGATTCTAGGTGCGGTTTAGTTCTTGATGAATTTGTAAGCTGTGGGGCACCGGAGGAGATAACTTATTCGGGAAAACCACATATAGGTACGGATATATTAAAAAAAGTTGTTAAGAATATACGAAAAAAGATAATAAATTTAGGCGGAGAAATAATTTTTAACAGTAGACTAGAGGATATAATTGTAAAAAATAATGCTATTTGTGCAGTTGTGGTAAATGGCGAAGAAATACCTGCCGAATGTGTAATACTGGCAGTAGGTCACAGCTCTAGAGATACGTATGAAATGCTCTATAAAAAAGGAGTGTTTTTAGAACCAAAGCCTTTTGCTATAGGTGTTAGAATAGAGCATCCTAGGGAGTTTATAAATGAAAGTCAATATGGAAAATATAAAGATCATCCAAGACTTAAAGCAGCGGATTATAGGTTGTCACATACTACAAAAGATAAAAGAGGAGTATATAGTTTTTGTATGTGCCCTGGAGGAGCAGTTGTTGCTTCATCATCAGAACAAGAAAGACTTGTATGCAATGGTATGAGCAATTACAGAAGAGATATGGAAAATTCAAATGCAGCTATTGTTGTAACGGTTAAGGAAGATGATTTTAAAAATGCAATAGGACTTTATAACAAAGATATAAGTGATAAAAATCCTCTTATAGGTATGGAATTTCAAAGATATTATGAGCATCTTGCCTATTTAAATGGAGGAGGAAATTATAATGCACCGATTCAGCTTGTAGGTGATTTTATGAAGGATACCGTATCTACTAAAATAGGAGGCGTTAAGCCGTCATATACTCCAGGATATAAGTTTGCAGCATTATCTAAGTGTCTTCCTTCGTATGTTATTAGCTCTTTAAAAGAGGGAATGATTGATTTTGACAAAAAAATAACAGGATTTATGTATAATGATGCTGTTATGACAGGAATTGAAACAAGAACTTCTGCACCAGTAAAAATAGTTAGAGGTGAGAACCTTGAAAGTATTTCATTACAAGGCTTGTATCCTTCTGGTGAAGGGGCTGGCTTTGCAGGCGGTATAATATCTGCTGCAGTTGATGGAATTAAATCAGCAGAAAGTATAATGAAGAAATATAAAATAAATATATAA